The following are from one region of the Bradyrhizobium septentrionale genome:
- a CDS encoding ABC transporter substrate-binding protein: MVTQSFPRTHKLMHIAALGALLLVGVGAPTGAKAAAPAACAELQAKYPDWKGKTLVNAINPHTPGYESIDPKDPSKYVGFDIDLGEQIGECLGFKLTYKAVTFAALLTTLASGQADIVISDIYATEERAKAADFITYSKVFDGVLVAKGNPKKITGINTSMCGAAAAENTGYVEVPLIQALVPECKKEGKPEPTIQLYDNNANCIQAILAGRADTYVNDVNTVDNAVKAYPDKLEKAIAVTIPYRVGIAVPKDEPKFRDAVKAALTEIHKSGDQLALLKKWNLDPENLIEPGLLMVK; the protein is encoded by the coding sequence CGCGCACGCACAAACTGATGCATATCGCGGCGCTAGGGGCCCTGCTGCTTGTGGGCGTCGGTGCCCCGACCGGCGCCAAGGCCGCCGCGCCGGCCGCCTGTGCCGAGTTGCAGGCGAAATATCCGGACTGGAAGGGCAAGACCCTTGTCAACGCCATCAATCCGCATACGCCAGGCTACGAGTCGATCGATCCGAAGGATCCGAGCAAATATGTCGGCTTCGATATCGATCTCGGCGAGCAGATTGGTGAATGCCTCGGCTTCAAGCTGACCTACAAGGCGGTGACCTTCGCCGCACTCCTGACCACGCTGGCCAGCGGTCAGGCCGACATTGTGATCTCTGACATCTACGCCACGGAAGAGCGTGCCAAGGCGGCCGACTTCATCACCTATTCGAAGGTGTTCGACGGCGTATTGGTCGCCAAAGGAAATCCGAAGAAGATCACCGGCATCAATACCTCGATGTGCGGCGCGGCGGCGGCCGAGAACACCGGCTACGTCGAAGTCCCGCTGATCCAGGCACTGGTGCCGGAGTGCAAGAAGGAGGGCAAGCCTGAGCCGACCATTCAGCTCTATGACAACAACGCCAACTGCATCCAGGCGATCCTGGCCGGACGCGCCGATACTTATGTCAACGACGTCAACACCGTCGACAATGCGGTGAAGGCCTATCCGGATAAGCTCGAAAAAGCCATCGCGGTGACGATACCGTATCGCGTCGGCATCGCCGTGCCCAAGGACGAGCCGAAATTCCGCGATGCCGTGAAAGCGGCGCTGACCGAGATCCACAAGTCGGGTGACCAGCTCGCGCTGCTGAAGAAGTGGAACCTCGATCCGGAGAACCTGATCGAGCCCGGTCTGCTGATGGTCAAATAA
- a CDS encoding amino acid ABC transporter permease/ATP-binding protein, which produces MELFLHYLTMPYMIEGIQATLQVTALGLLGGLVLGVILAWMQLSRFKLLASFARVYTVIFRGTPLILQMVFAYNALPQIGIKLPAILAAGLALACNEAPFIAEMLRSGVLGVDRGQVLAGQALGMTPGVLMRRIIAPQAIRSMIPAFGNETVSALKNSSLASVIAVQELTLRSTQMASATFDFFSIFFASGLIYLFLTAAIAGTQLFLEWLFDLDRASKQMRLMRMMPWYRAQGLDDPLTAADETPPEILPDVGVAELPPPRSQPGRIDRAKRTEMLARNNVAVDIAALRKSYDKQVVLAGIDLAVRIGEVIALLGPSGSGKSTLLRCINNLELWNDGSIKVGGRRLGFNDHGKALSPRLLAQARAEVGVGMVFQQFNLFGHLTARENIAGPLRWVHGVSRPDADRRATELLARVGLSHRADALPRHLSGGQQQRVAIARAIAPNPSVLLLDEPTSALDPELVNEVLEVIRRLVVEDGLTMIISTHQLRFASEVADRVVLLADGAIIEDGPANEVLSNPRNPVAQRFLNAMEAEIA; this is translated from the coding sequence ATGGAGCTGTTCCTCCACTATTTGACCATGCCGTATATGATCGAGGGCATTCAGGCGACCTTGCAGGTCACCGCCCTCGGTCTACTCGGCGGCCTCGTCCTCGGTGTGATCCTGGCGTGGATGCAGCTCAGCCGCTTCAAGCTGCTGGCGTCCTTCGCCCGGGTCTACACTGTGATTTTTCGCGGCACACCGCTGATCCTGCAGATGGTGTTCGCCTATAACGCCCTGCCGCAGATCGGCATCAAGCTGCCCGCCATTCTCGCCGCCGGCCTCGCGCTGGCTTGCAACGAAGCGCCATTCATCGCCGAGATGCTGCGCTCCGGCGTGCTCGGCGTCGATCGCGGCCAGGTGCTGGCCGGGCAGGCGCTCGGCATGACGCCCGGCGTCCTGATGCGCCGGATCATCGCGCCGCAGGCGATCCGTTCGATGATCCCCGCTTTCGGCAACGAGACCGTCAGCGCATTGAAGAATTCGTCGCTGGCGTCGGTGATCGCCGTGCAGGAGCTGACGTTGCGCTCGACCCAGATGGCGTCGGCAACTTTCGATTTCTTCTCGATCTTCTTCGCTTCCGGCCTGATCTATCTGTTCCTCACTGCGGCGATCGCCGGCACCCAGCTGTTCCTCGAATGGCTGTTCGATCTCGACCGCGCGTCGAAGCAGATGAGGCTGATGCGGATGATGCCGTGGTATCGGGCGCAGGGGCTCGATGATCCGCTGACCGCGGCGGACGAGACGCCGCCTGAGATCCTGCCCGATGTCGGCGTCGCCGAATTGCCGCCGCCGCGTTCGCAGCCCGGGCGTATCGATCGTGCCAAACGCACCGAGATGCTGGCGCGAAACAACGTGGCCGTCGATATCGCCGCGCTGCGCAAGAGCTATGACAAGCAGGTGGTGCTCGCAGGCATCGATCTCGCGGTGCGGATCGGCGAGGTGATCGCGCTGCTCGGGCCGTCCGGCTCCGGCAAGAGCACGCTGCTCCGCTGCATCAATAATCTCGAGCTCTGGAACGACGGCAGCATCAAGGTCGGCGGTCGCCGGCTCGGCTTCAACGATCACGGCAAGGCGCTGTCGCCGCGGCTGCTGGCGCAGGCGCGTGCCGAAGTCGGCGTCGGCATGGTATTCCAGCAGTTCAACCTGTTCGGCCACCTCACCGCGAGGGAGAATATCGCCGGGCCGCTGCGCTGGGTGCATGGCGTGTCGCGCCCCGATGCGGATCGCCGGGCGACCGAACTGCTCGCGCGCGTTGGCCTCAGCCACCGTGCCGATGCGCTGCCGCGGCATCTCTCCGGGGGCCAGCAGCAGCGCGTCGCCATCGCCCGTGCGATCGCGCCGAATCCCAGCGTGCTGTTGCTCGATGAACCGACTTCCGCGCTTGACCCCGAACTCGTCAATGAGGTGCTTGAAGTCATCCGTCGCCTTGTGGTGGAAGACGGCCTCACCATGATCATTTCAACGCATCAACTGCGCTTCGCCAGTGAAGTCGCCGATCGCGTGGTGCTGCTGGCGGACGGCGCGATCATCGAGGATGGCCCGGCCAATGAGGTGCTGAGCAATCCGCGCAATCCGGTAGCGCAGCGTTTCCTCAATGCCATGGAGGCCGAAATCGCATGA
- a CDS encoding acetamidase/formamidase family protein: protein MKHHLLSVSAKTVHWGYFSKVVAPALTLKSGDRATIETLTHHANDDYERMIEGDPGAESVFKWTREHKAVARRGSGPTEGPFIRGSGEGVGVHLLTGPVAIEGAEPGDVLEVRILDVRPRPACKACHAGKCFGSNVAANWGFHYHDLIEAPKPREVVTIFELDTLGEPFAKAVYNYVWTPQTDPDGIVHSTIDYPGVRVDHATIVKRENILSNVRVPARLHFGTMGLAPSEQDFVSSIPPSYTGGNIDDWRVGKGAKMFYPVAVPGAFFSVGDPHAAQGDSELGGTAIETSLTGDFEFILHKHRDLGGTQLEGLIHPMLETPDAWSVYGFTYPNYLAELGANAQLEIADHSSLDRAMRDAFRKMRRFLMTVHKLSEDEAISLMSVGADFGVTQVVDANWGVHGTIRKNVFRCD from the coding sequence GTGAAACATCATCTGTTGTCGGTATCTGCGAAGACCGTGCATTGGGGCTATTTCAGCAAGGTCGTGGCGCCGGCGCTGACGCTGAAGTCTGGCGACCGCGCCACCATCGAGACGCTGACGCATCACGCCAATGACGATTACGAGCGCATGATCGAGGGCGATCCCGGCGCCGAGAGCGTGTTCAAATGGACGCGCGAGCACAAGGCGGTGGCGCGGCGCGGCTCGGGGCCTACCGAAGGCCCGTTCATCCGCGGCTCCGGCGAAGGCGTCGGCGTGCATCTGCTCACCGGCCCGGTGGCGATCGAAGGCGCCGAGCCAGGCGACGTGCTGGAGGTGCGCATTCTCGACGTGCGTCCAAGGCCGGCCTGCAAGGCCTGCCATGCCGGCAAATGCTTCGGCTCCAATGTCGCGGCCAATTGGGGCTTTCACTATCACGACTTGATCGAAGCGCCGAAGCCGCGCGAGGTGGTGACGATCTTCGAGCTCGACACGTTGGGCGAACCCTTCGCCAAGGCGGTCTACAATTATGTCTGGACGCCGCAGACCGATCCCGACGGCATCGTGCATTCGACCATCGACTATCCCGGCGTGCGCGTTGATCACGCCACCATCGTCAAGCGCGAGAATATTCTGAGCAATGTCCGTGTGCCCGCGCGGCTGCATTTCGGCACCATGGGCCTCGCGCCGTCGGAGCAGGATTTCGTGTCCTCGATCCCGCCGAGCTATACTGGCGGCAATATCGACGACTGGCGCGTCGGCAAGGGTGCCAAGATGTTCTATCCGGTCGCGGTGCCCGGTGCGTTCTTCTCGGTCGGTGATCCCCATGCCGCGCAGGGCGACAGCGAGCTCGGTGGCACGGCGATCGAGACCTCGCTCACCGGCGATTTCGAGTTCATCCTGCACAAGCATCGCGATCTCGGCGGCACACAGCTCGAAGGCCTGATACATCCGATGCTGGAAACTCCCGACGCCTGGTCGGTCTACGGCTTCACCTATCCCAACTATCTCGCCGAGCTCGGCGCCAATGCGCAGCTCGAAATCGCCGATCATTCCAGCCTCGACCGCGCGATGCGCGACGCCTTCCGCAAGATGCGTCGCTTCCTGATGACGGTGCACAAGCTCAGCGAGGACGAGGCGATCTCGCTGATGTCGGTGGGCGCGGATTTCGGCGTGACGCAGGTGGTCGACGCCAATTGGGGCGTGCACGGGACCATCCGCAAGAACGTGTTCCGGTGTGACTGA
- a CDS encoding acetamidase/formamidase family protein encodes MRPRPFTSESYSEGDRPEAWRDVLASVGLQPTAATTTHAGHATAVRRNFQGVTLARLSAGPQSVSLRSDVVADHPLVLLPIEDGVALKTAAGYQIVAARHLLLLPRAGDWSVSFQREMRAVVLSVASEPAYRRRTTPQDGETRVLPPGGFGSVFAQMMELAARDLEALSDVEWTALARSLADLLPTFMCQHSDTASDLGGSSASKAATLHRLCETVERCLDDPDLTPAKIAGAEGISERYLQKLFEGAGTSFTHYLRERRLQRTWADLSNPAEAHHSISEIAFRVGFNDSAHFSRAFRQRFGLSPREFRQHEAERQAASTATAGQRGWPQQALAQLRSRHVALVRKTAAPFNAHDVEVADAARHHHLAADASRVHWGYFSRSLPPQVEIGSGDTITIETLTQHASDDPERMIKGDPGAESVFHWTRDRKNVDRRGAGPLDASIYGRGAGEGFGVHICTGPVAVKDAEPGDVLEIRILDIVPRASRNPNFKGRVFGSSVAAWWGYHYKEFLAEQNAHEAVTVYEIIDDDDAPHARALYSYRWEPQTDPFGTLHKTYDYPGIPIPPSSVRRRHDVLDGIRIPLRPHFGVIALAPREAELVDSVPPAYFGGNLDNWRLGKGSTIYLPVSVPGALLSVGDPHAAQGDGELGGTAIECSMTGTFQVILHKKNTFTNQPFADLTYPLIETEADWVLMGFSHPNYLAEFGANGQSEVYATSSLDLAMKDAFRKMRRFLMNIKGLTEDEAIALMSVAVDFGVTQVVDGNWGVHAILSKRVFDHAPQT; translated from the coding sequence ATGAGGCCGCGTCCATTCACGAGTGAATCCTACTCCGAAGGCGACCGCCCCGAGGCCTGGCGGGACGTCCTGGCGTCTGTCGGCTTGCAGCCGACGGCCGCCACAACCACTCATGCCGGCCATGCCACCGCGGTGCGGCGCAATTTTCAGGGCGTGACGCTGGCGAGGCTTTCGGCAGGGCCACAATCGGTGTCGTTGCGCAGCGATGTGGTAGCCGATCATCCGCTCGTGCTCCTGCCGATCGAAGACGGGGTGGCACTGAAGACGGCGGCCGGTTATCAGATCGTCGCGGCGCGACATCTTCTGCTGCTGCCGCGCGCGGGGGACTGGAGCGTATCGTTCCAGCGCGAGATGCGCGCGGTGGTGCTGTCGGTGGCTTCCGAACCGGCGTATCGCCGCCGCACCACGCCGCAAGACGGTGAGACGCGTGTGCTTCCGCCCGGTGGCTTTGGCAGCGTATTTGCGCAGATGATGGAACTCGCCGCGCGCGATCTCGAAGCGCTGTCCGATGTCGAATGGACCGCGCTCGCGCGAAGTCTCGCCGATCTGCTGCCGACATTCATGTGTCAGCACAGCGATACGGCAAGCGATCTCGGCGGCAGCAGCGCCTCCAAGGCGGCGACGTTGCATCGCCTGTGCGAGACCGTTGAACGCTGCCTCGACGATCCCGATCTGACGCCGGCGAAGATCGCCGGCGCTGAGGGCATTTCAGAACGCTACCTGCAAAAACTGTTCGAGGGTGCCGGCACCAGTTTCACGCATTACCTACGTGAGCGCAGGCTGCAGCGCACCTGGGCCGATCTGTCCAACCCCGCCGAGGCGCATCACTCGATCTCCGAGATCGCCTTCCGCGTCGGCTTCAACGACTCCGCGCATTTCAGCCGCGCCTTTCGCCAGCGCTTCGGTCTATCGCCGCGCGAATTCCGCCAGCATGAAGCCGAGCGCCAAGCCGCATCGACAGCCACAGCCGGCCAACGCGGCTGGCCTCAACAAGCCCTGGCGCAACTGCGCAGCCGGCATGTCGCGCTCGTGCGCAAGACCGCCGCACCCTTTAACGCGCATGACGTGGAGGTCGCGGACGCGGCGCGCCATCACCATCTCGCCGCCGACGCTTCGCGCGTGCATTGGGGATATTTCAGCCGTTCGTTGCCACCGCAGGTCGAGATCGGCTCCGGCGACACCATCACCATTGAGACGCTGACCCAGCACGCCTCCGACGATCCCGAGCGCATGATCAAGGGCGATCCGGGCGCCGAGAGTGTGTTCCACTGGACGCGCGATCGGAAGAACGTCGATCGTCGCGGCGCCGGCCCGCTCGATGCCTCGATCTATGGCCGCGGCGCCGGCGAGGGATTCGGCGTGCACATTTGCACCGGGCCGGTGGCCGTGAAGGACGCGGAGCCAGGCGACGTACTGGAAATCCGCATCCTCGACATCGTGCCGCGCGCGAGCCGCAATCCGAATTTCAAGGGGCGCGTGTTCGGTAGCAGCGTCGCGGCCTGGTGGGGCTATCACTACAAGGAATTCCTCGCCGAGCAGAACGCCCATGAGGCGGTGACGGTCTACGAGATCATCGACGACGATGACGCGCCGCATGCACGAGCGCTGTATTCCTACCGCTGGGAGCCGCAAACCGATCCGTTCGGGACGCTGCACAAGACTTACGACTATCCGGGTATTCCGATCCCGCCATCATCGGTACGGCGCCGGCACGATGTGCTCGACGGCATCCGCATTCCGCTGCGTCCGCATTTCGGAGTTATCGCGCTGGCGCCGCGCGAGGCCGAACTTGTCGATTCCGTCCCGCCCGCATATTTCGGCGGCAATCTCGACAACTGGCGGCTCGGCAAGGGCTCGACGATCTATCTGCCGGTGTCGGTGCCAGGCGCGCTGCTGTCGGTCGGCGATCCTCATGCTGCACAGGGTGACGGCGAACTCGGCGGCACCGCCATCGAATGTTCGATGACCGGCACATTCCAGGTCATCCTGCACAAGAAGAACACGTTCACGAATCAGCCCTTCGCCGATCTCACCTATCCACTAATCGAGACCGAAGCCGACTGGGTGCTGATGGGCTTCAGTCATCCCAACTATCTCGCCGAATTCGGCGCCAACGGGCAGAGCGAGGTCTATGCGACCTCGTCGCTCGATCTCGCGATGAAGGATGCGTTTCGCAAGATGCGCCGCTTCCTAATGAACATCAAAGGCCTCACCGAGGACGAGGCGATCGCGCTGATGTCGGTGGCGGTGGATTTCGGCGTGACGCAGGTGGTGGACGGCAATTGGGGCGTCCATGCCATCCTCAGCAAGCGCGTCTTCGATCACGCGCCGCAAACCTAA
- a CDS encoding RidA family protein codes for MQFHMISGGPKPVAPFSHAVETDGFVFVTGQMPDTPATPGILPCSIAAQTRAVMENLRVVLAGLDLGFEHIVMSRIYLTRFEDDYAAMNEIYRGYFPSDRLPARTCVGVTGLAYGALIEIDLVCRRLA; via the coding sequence TTGCAGTTTCACATGATATCCGGTGGCCCGAAGCCGGTCGCGCCGTTCAGCCATGCGGTCGAGACCGACGGCTTCGTCTTCGTCACCGGCCAGATGCCGGATACGCCAGCCACACCCGGCATATTGCCCTGCAGCATCGCGGCGCAGACTCGCGCGGTGATGGAGAATTTGCGCGTGGTGCTTGCGGGCCTGGATCTCGGCTTCGAGCATATCGTGATGTCGCGCATCTATCTGACGCGCTTCGAGGACGATTATGCGGCGATGAACGAGATCTATCGCGGCTACTTCCCGTCCGATCGCCTGCCGGCCCGCACCTGCGTTGGCGTGACCGGTCTAGCCTATGGTGCGTTGATCGAAATCGATCTCGTCTGCCGCCGACTTGCATAG
- the phaR gene encoding polyhydroxyalkanoate synthesis repressor PhaR, with the protein MAKSEQPTTIKKYANRRLYNTGTSTYVTLEDLAAMVKEGEDFLVYDAKTGDDITRSVLAQIIFEQENKAGQNLLPTTFLRQLIRFYGDSMQMVVPKYLEQSIDQLTREQERFRKQIAGALSGTPFAPLEEQVRRNMELFQQTFSMFKPFVPQRGGEAEKLPEPAADDGNIDDLRRQMKDMQERLERMSQPTKKDE; encoded by the coding sequence ATGGCAAAATCTGAACAACCGACCACGATCAAGAAATACGCGAACCGGCGGCTCTATAATACCGGTACGAGCACCTATGTGACGCTCGAGGATCTCGCGGCGATGGTGAAGGAAGGCGAGGATTTCCTCGTCTATGACGCCAAGACCGGCGACGACATCACCCGCTCCGTGCTCGCGCAAATCATCTTCGAGCAGGAGAACAAGGCCGGCCAGAACCTGCTGCCGACCACGTTCCTGCGCCAGCTGATCCGGTTCTATGGCGACAGCATGCAGATGGTGGTGCCGAAATATCTCGAGCAGTCGATCGATCAGCTGACCCGGGAACAGGAGAGATTTCGCAAGCAGATCGCGGGCGCCCTGAGCGGTACGCCGTTTGCTCCGCTGGAAGAGCAGGTCCGCCGCAACATGGAGCTGTTCCAGCAGACCTTCTCGATGTTCAAGCCGTTCGTGCCGCAGCGCGGTGGTGAGGCCGAGAAGCTGCCGGAGCCTGCGGCTGACGATGGCAACATCGACGACCTTCGCCGCCAGATGAAGGACATGCAGGAACGCCTCGAGCGCATGTCGCAGCCGACGAAGAAGGACGAGTAG
- a CDS encoding acetyl-CoA C-acetyltransferase gives MSDDVVIVSAARTPVGSFNGAFATTPAHDLGAIAIKAALERAGVEAGQVSEVIMGQILTAAQGQNPARQASIAAGIPVESPAWGVNQLCGSGLRTVALGYQALLNGDSSVVVAGGQESMSMAPHAQYLRGGVKVGGLELIDTMIKDGLWDAFNGYHMGNTAENVAKQYQITRSQQDEFAVGSQNKAEAAQKAGKFKDEIVPVTIKSRKGDIVVDTDEYPRHGATIDAMAKLRAAFEKDGTVTAGNASGINDGAAAVVLMTAKEAAKQGKKVLARIVSWGQAGVDPKIMGTGPIPASRTALKRAGWNIADLDLIEANEAFAAQACAVNKDLGWDPAKVNVNGGAIAIGHPVGASGARVLVTLLHEMQKRDAKKGLATLCIGGGMGIAMCVARD, from the coding sequence ATGTCAGACGATGTCGTCATCGTCAGCGCCGCCCGCACCCCCGTCGGCAGCTTCAACGGCGCGTTTGCCACCACACCGGCCCACGACCTCGGCGCGATCGCCATCAAGGCGGCGCTGGAGCGTGCCGGTGTCGAAGCCGGTCAGGTCTCCGAAGTCATCATGGGCCAGATCCTCACCGCCGCCCAGGGCCAGAACCCGGCCCGCCAGGCCTCGATTGCGGCCGGCATCCCGGTGGAAAGCCCGGCCTGGGGCGTCAACCAGCTCTGCGGCTCGGGCCTGCGCACGGTGGCACTCGGCTACCAGGCGCTGCTCAACGGCGATTCCTCTGTTGTCGTCGCCGGCGGCCAGGAATCCATGAGCATGGCCCCGCACGCGCAATATCTGCGCGGCGGCGTCAAGGTGGGCGGCCTCGAGCTGATCGACACCATGATCAAGGACGGGCTGTGGGATGCCTTCAACGGCTACCACATGGGCAACACCGCCGAGAACGTCGCCAAGCAGTACCAGATCACCCGCTCGCAGCAGGACGAGTTCGCGGTCGGCTCCCAGAACAAGGCCGAGGCGGCGCAGAAGGCCGGCAAGTTCAAGGACGAGATCGTCCCGGTCACGATCAAGAGCCGCAAGGGCGATATCGTGGTCGACACCGACGAGTATCCGCGTCATGGCGCCACGATCGATGCGATGGCCAAGCTCCGCGCGGCCTTCGAGAAGGACGGCACCGTCACCGCCGGCAACGCCTCGGGCATCAATGACGGCGCAGCTGCTGTCGTGCTGATGACCGCCAAGGAAGCCGCCAAGCAGGGCAAGAAGGTGCTCGCCCGCATCGTCTCGTGGGGCCAGGCCGGCGTCGACCCCAAGATCATGGGCACCGGACCGATCCCGGCGTCGCGCACCGCGCTGAAGAGGGCCGGCTGGAACATCGCCGATCTCGACCTGATCGAGGCCAACGAGGCGTTCGCCGCGCAGGCCTGCGCCGTCAACAAGGACCTCGGCTGGGATCCGGCCAAGGTCAACGTCAATGGCGGCGCGATCGCGATCGGCCATCCGGTCGGCGCGTCCGGCGCGCGCGTGCTGGTGACGCTGCTGCACGAAATGCAGAAGCGCGACGCCAAGAAGGGCCTCGCGACGCTCTGCATCGGCGGCGGCATGGGCATCGCTATGTGCGTTGCACGCGACTGA
- the phbB gene encoding acetoacetyl-CoA reductase — translation MARVALVTGGTRGIGAAISKALKAAGYSVAASYAGNDAAAEKFKAESGIPVYKWDVSSFDACAAGVKQVEADLGPVDVLVNNAGITKDTAFHKMTLEQWNAVINTNLGSLFNMTRQVIEGMRARKFGRVISISSINGQKGQFGQVNYSAAKAGDIGFTKALALENAKGGITVNVICPGYINTEMVQAVPKDVLEKNVIPQIPVNRLGEPEEIARAVVFLAADDAGFITGSTLTVNGGQYHA, via the coding sequence ATGGCACGTGTTGCATTGGTGACGGGCGGAACGCGGGGCATTGGAGCTGCGATCAGCAAGGCGCTGAAAGCGGCGGGCTACAGCGTGGCGGCGAGCTACGCCGGCAATGACGCCGCGGCGGAGAAGTTCAAGGCGGAGAGCGGCATTCCTGTCTACAAGTGGGATGTCTCATCGTTCGACGCCTGCGCGGCCGGCGTGAAGCAGGTCGAGGCCGATCTCGGCCCGGTCGACGTGCTCGTCAACAATGCCGGCATCACCAAGGATACCGCATTCCACAAGATGACGCTGGAGCAGTGGAATGCCGTGATCAACACCAACCTCGGCTCGCTGTTCAACATGACGCGCCAGGTGATCGAGGGCATGCGCGCCCGCAAGTTCGGCCGTGTCATCTCGATCTCCTCGATCAATGGCCAGAAGGGCCAGTTCGGCCAGGTCAACTACTCCGCGGCAAAGGCTGGCGATATCGGCTTCACCAAGGCCCTGGCGCTGGAGAACGCCAAGGGCGGCATCACCGTCAACGTGATCTGCCCGGGCTATATCAACACCGAAATGGTGCAGGCGGTGCCGAAGGACGTGCTCGAGAAGAACGTGATCCCGCAGATCCCGGTCAATCGGCTCGGCGAGCCCGAGGAGATCGCGCGCGCCGTGGTGTTCCTCGCCGCCGACGATGCCGGCTTCATCACCGGCTCGACGCTGACCGTGAACGGCGGCCAGTATCACGCCTGA
- a CDS encoding DMT family transporter — protein sequence MTTRTATLVGLTAILMWSLLSVMTVATGKIPAFQLAAMTFAIGAAVAFASFLFRPAAFGALKQPPIAWVVGVGGLFGYHALYFLALRFAPPAEAGLLNYLWPLLIVLFSSLLPGERLAIHHIVGALLGLAGTVLLFAGNTGAFTAEQIPGFAAAFVAAFVWAAYSVMSRRLKAVPTDAVTGFCLATAVLAALVHMMAETTVWPATPLQWLAVVALGIGPVGAAFFAWDIGMKRGDIRVLGAASYATPLLSTAFLILAGFAKPSANIAIAAILIAGGGLIAAKDMVLRK from the coding sequence ATGACGACCCGAACTGCCACCCTCGTCGGACTGACCGCCATTTTGATGTGGTCGCTGCTGTCGGTCATGACGGTCGCGACCGGCAAGATCCCGGCGTTCCAGCTCGCCGCGATGACCTTCGCGATCGGCGCCGCGGTTGCGTTCGCAAGCTTCCTGTTCCGTCCCGCAGCCTTCGGCGCATTGAAGCAGCCGCCGATTGCCTGGGTCGTCGGCGTCGGCGGGCTGTTCGGCTATCACGCGCTGTATTTCCTGGCGCTGCGTTTTGCGCCGCCGGCGGAGGCGGGCCTGCTCAACTATCTCTGGCCGCTGTTGATCGTGCTGTTCTCGTCGCTACTGCCGGGCGAGCGGCTTGCGATCCATCATATCGTCGGCGCACTGCTTGGTCTGGCCGGCACCGTGTTGCTGTTCGCGGGCAATACCGGCGCCTTCACAGCAGAGCAGATTCCAGGCTTTGCGGCGGCCTTCGTCGCGGCGTTCGTCTGGGCCGCCTATTCGGTGATGTCGCGCCGGCTCAAGGCAGTGCCGACAGATGCGGTGACGGGCTTCTGCCTTGCGACCGCGGTGCTTGCCGCGCTGGTGCACATGATGGCGGAGACCACGGTGTGGCCCGCAACGCCGTTGCAATGGCTTGCTGTTGTGGCGCTCGGCATCGGTCCGGTGGGAGCTGCGTTCTTTGCCTGGGACATCGGCATGAAGCGCGGCGACATCCGCGTGCTCGGTGCCGCATCCTATGCCACGCCGCTGCTCTCGACCGCGTTCCTGATCCTCGCGGGTTTTGCCAAACCGAGCGCGAACATCGCAATCGCCGCGATCCTGATCGC